One genomic window of Fusarium keratoplasticum isolate Fu6.1 chromosome 3, whole genome shotgun sequence includes the following:
- a CDS encoding NADH-ubiquinone oxidoreductase 20.9 kDa subunit: MAESATKQETPSFVGTSKVIQTPYPLIDNDPHFKRVVGYARTSDYVYGAAAAAFAPAALIALERFAPSHVGKGGFPKALRLAGGVGIIGGFLYFYQRSCLRFYGATENAREIEMDMREMVDKVKKGEPLYGVSRLSPHLQGVAARQSRYSALMFSAIPWFNFVNHNQHGVDTAKYYQQAERELEAERQQS, from the exons ATGGCTGAGAGCGCGACCAAGCAGGAGACCCCCTCCTTTGTCGGGACCAGCAAGGTCATCCAGACCCCTTACCCG CTCATTGACAACGATCC TCACTTCAAGAGAGTTGTTGGATATGCCCGAACTAGCGACTACGTCTATggcgctgccgctgccgcctttGCCCCCGCTGCCCTGATTGCTCTCGAGCGATTTGCCCCCTCGCACGTCGGAAAGGGTGGTTTCCCTAAGGCCCTGCGACTGGCCGGAGGTGTCGGTATCATTGGCGGCTTCCTCTACTTTTACCAGCGATCCTGCC TCCGATTCTACGGCGCCACCGAGAACGCCCGCGAGATCGAGATGGACATGCGGGAGATGgtggacaaggtcaagaagggcgagccCCTGTACGGCGTGAGCCGGCTGAGCCCTCATCTGCAGGGCGTGGCGGCCCGCCAGAGCCGGTACTCTGCGCTCATGTTCAGCGCGATCCCGTGGTTCAACTTTGTCAACCACAACCAGCACGGCGTCGACACGGCCAAGTACTACCAGCAGGCCGagcgggagctggaggcGGAGCGACAGCAGAGCTAA